One genomic segment of Mesoterricola silvestris includes these proteins:
- a CDS encoding glycine C-acetyltransferase gives MNKLFLNHLADETRALREQGLYKNERVMTSPQGPWVEANGKRVINLCANNYLGLANHPALVEAAREALGRRGFGLSSVRFICGTQDIHKELEAQISDFLGMEDTQLYSSCFDANGGVFEPLLGEEDAIISDALNHASLIDGIRLCKAQRYRYANNDMADLEAKLKEASGARFKLVVTDGVFSMDGYLANLPAICDLAEKYGAMVMVDDSHAVGFIGAKGRGTHEHHGVMGRVDIITGTLGKALGGASGGYVSSSKEVIDWLRQKSRPYLFSNTLAPSITATSLKVLAMLKEGDGLRNQLRANALHFRTEMGKLGFKLLPGEHPIIPVMFYDAPLAQEFASRLLDEGVYVTGFFFPVVPKGQARIRTQMSAGHSREDLDVAIAAFAKVGRALGVIK, from the coding sequence GTGAACAAGCTCTTTCTCAACCACCTCGCCGATGAAACCCGCGCCCTCAGGGAGCAGGGGCTCTACAAGAACGAGAGGGTGATGACCAGCCCCCAGGGCCCCTGGGTGGAGGCCAACGGGAAGCGGGTCATCAATCTCTGCGCCAACAACTACCTCGGGCTGGCCAACCATCCCGCCCTGGTGGAGGCCGCCCGGGAGGCCCTGGGCCGCCGCGGCTTCGGCCTGTCCAGCGTGCGCTTCATCTGCGGCACCCAGGACATCCACAAGGAGCTGGAGGCCCAGATCAGCGACTTCCTGGGCATGGAGGACACCCAGCTCTATTCCAGCTGCTTCGACGCCAACGGGGGGGTCTTCGAGCCCCTGCTGGGCGAGGAGGACGCCATCATCAGCGACGCCCTCAACCACGCCTCCCTCATCGACGGCATCCGCCTGTGCAAGGCCCAGCGCTACCGCTACGCCAACAACGACATGGCGGACCTGGAAGCCAAGCTCAAGGAGGCCTCCGGCGCCCGGTTCAAGCTCGTGGTCACCGACGGCGTCTTCAGCATGGACGGCTACCTGGCCAACCTTCCCGCCATCTGCGACCTGGCCGAGAAATACGGCGCCATGGTGATGGTGGACGACAGCCACGCCGTGGGCTTCATCGGCGCCAAGGGCCGGGGCACCCACGAGCACCACGGGGTCATGGGCCGGGTGGACATCATCACCGGCACCCTGGGCAAGGCCCTGGGCGGCGCCTCGGGCGGCTACGTGTCGTCCTCCAAGGAGGTCATCGACTGGCTGCGGCAGAAGTCCCGGCCCTACCTCTTCTCCAACACCCTGGCCCCCTCCATCACCGCCACGAGCCTCAAGGTGCTGGCCATGCTCAAGGAAGGCGACGGCCTGCGCAACCAGCTGCGGGCCAACGCGCTGCACTTCCGCACCGAGATGGGCAAGCTGGGCTTCAAGCTCCTCCCCGGCGAGCACCCCATCATCCCGGTGATGTTCTACGACGCCCCCCTGGCCCAGGAATTCGCCTCCCGGCTCCTGGACGAGGGCGTCTACGTCACGGGCTTCTTCTTCCCCGTCGTGCCCAAGGGCCAGGCCCGCATCCGCACCCAGATGTCGGCGGGCCACAGCCGCGAGGACCTGGACGTGGCCATCGCCGCCTTCGCCAAGGTCGGGCGCGCCCTGGGCGTCATCAAGTAA
- the guaA gene encoding glutamine-hydrolyzing GMP synthase, translating into MHHERVAILDFGSQYTRLITRRLRDLGAFGLVYGPGATAKEIGGPDLKGVILSGGPNSVMEDGAPDLDPAILALGVPILGICYGQQLLARNLGGVIHRSSRREYGKAMIRVLDPESLLFRGLETELQVWMSHGDHVEQAPAGFAITSHTRGVPVAAMEDRARRIYCIQFHPEVTHTQHGSKVLMNFLHVCGMKLDWNTGQFIEEKTRAIRKQVGTGRVVLGLSGGVDSSVAAVLLHKAIGKQLTCVFVDTGVMRKDEMAQVQEAFAPYDMTVKWVDARQAFLGALEGVSDPEQKRKIIGRTFIEVFDREAGQVQADFLAQGTLYPDVIESSGVGGAVLVKSHHNVGGLPDVMKLKLVEPLRELFKDEVRRAGLALGLPEDMVWRHPFPGPGLAVRIPGCVTAERVAILQNADAIFIEELKASGWYRNTSQCFAVLLPVQTVGIMGDERTYENMCALRAVTSEDFMTADWARLPHELLEKVAQRIVNEVKGINRVVFDITSKPPATIEYE; encoded by the coding sequence ATGCACCATGAGCGCGTCGCCATCCTCGATTTCGGGTCCCAGTACACGCGACTGATCACCCGCCGCCTGCGCGATCTGGGCGCCTTCGGACTGGTGTACGGCCCCGGCGCCACGGCCAAGGAGATCGGCGGGCCCGACCTCAAGGGCGTGATCCTCTCCGGCGGCCCCAATTCGGTCATGGAGGACGGCGCCCCGGACCTGGACCCGGCCATCCTGGCCCTGGGGGTGCCCATCCTGGGCATCTGCTACGGCCAGCAGCTCCTGGCGCGCAACCTGGGCGGGGTGATCCACCGCTCCAGCCGCAGGGAGTACGGCAAGGCCATGATCCGCGTCCTGGACCCCGAAAGCCTCCTCTTCCGGGGGCTGGAGACGGAGCTCCAGGTGTGGATGAGCCACGGCGACCACGTGGAGCAGGCCCCGGCGGGCTTCGCCATCACCAGCCACACCCGGGGCGTCCCCGTGGCGGCCATGGAGGACCGGGCCCGGCGCATCTACTGCATCCAGTTCCACCCCGAAGTGACCCACACCCAGCACGGGTCCAAGGTGCTCATGAACTTCCTCCACGTGTGCGGCATGAAGCTGGACTGGAACACGGGGCAGTTCATCGAGGAGAAGACCCGGGCCATCCGCAAGCAGGTGGGCACCGGCCGGGTCGTGCTGGGCCTCTCGGGGGGCGTGGATTCCAGCGTGGCCGCCGTGCTCCTGCACAAGGCCATCGGCAAGCAGCTCACCTGCGTGTTCGTGGACACCGGGGTCATGCGCAAGGACGAGATGGCCCAGGTGCAGGAGGCCTTCGCGCCCTACGACATGACCGTGAAGTGGGTGGACGCCCGCCAGGCCTTCCTGGGGGCCCTGGAGGGGGTGAGCGACCCCGAGCAGAAGCGCAAGATCATCGGCCGCACCTTCATCGAGGTCTTCGACAGGGAGGCCGGGCAGGTCCAGGCGGATTTCCTGGCCCAGGGCACCCTGTACCCCGACGTCATCGAGAGCTCCGGCGTGGGCGGGGCGGTGCTGGTGAAGTCCCACCACAACGTGGGCGGCCTCCCGGACGTCATGAAGCTCAAGCTGGTGGAGCCCCTGCGGGAGCTGTTCAAGGACGAGGTGCGCCGCGCGGGCCTGGCCCTGGGCCTGCCCGAGGACATGGTGTGGCGCCACCCCTTCCCGGGACCGGGCCTGGCGGTGCGCATCCCCGGGTGCGTCACCGCGGAGCGGGTGGCGATCCTCCAGAACGCCGACGCCATCTTCATCGAGGAGCTCAAGGCCTCCGGCTGGTACCGCAACACCTCCCAGTGCTTCGCCGTGCTCCTGCCGGTGCAGACCGTGGGCATCATGGGCGACGAGCGCACCTACGAGAACATGTGCGCCCTGCGGGCCGTGACCAGCGAGGACTTCATGACCGCCGACTGGGCCCGCCTGCCCCACGAGCTCCTGGAGAAGGTGGCCCAGCGCATCGTCAACGAGGTCAAGGGCATCAACCGGGTGGTCTTCGACATCACCAGCAAGCCCCCCGCGACGATCGAGTACGAATAG
- a CDS encoding TIGR01777 family oxidoreductase, giving the protein MAEGMRVVVAGGTGLVGRHLAEALAREGAEVRILSRRPGQPYSWDDLPRALEGAGAVVNLAGEGIADRRWTASRKEAILRSRVEATERLVAAMGALPSPPSVLVNASAVGIYGPMDGRPVDEGREPGKGFLAKVCRQWEAAADGALALGVRVVKLRLGVVLARDGGALPKMAFPVRMFQGAKLGHGQQGLSWIHVDDLSRLVLAALGDPAYAGPVNATAPRPVTNETFTRALARRLHRPLLPVPGFVTRTALGALFGEMGREMLLEGAFVYPRRAQELGFAFRFERVEDALADLLDPA; this is encoded by the coding sequence ATGGCGGAAGGCATGCGTGTGGTGGTGGCCGGCGGCACGGGACTGGTGGGGAGGCACCTGGCGGAGGCCCTGGCCCGGGAGGGCGCCGAGGTGCGGATCCTGAGCCGCAGGCCCGGCCAGCCCTACTCCTGGGACGATCTGCCCCGGGCCCTGGAGGGCGCGGGGGCCGTCGTCAACCTCGCCGGGGAAGGCATCGCCGACCGACGCTGGACCGCCTCCCGCAAGGAGGCCATCCTCCGCAGCCGGGTGGAGGCCACGGAACGGCTGGTGGCGGCCATGGGCGCCCTGCCCTCCCCGCCCTCCGTCCTGGTGAACGCCAGCGCCGTGGGCATCTACGGCCCCATGGACGGGCGCCCCGTGGACGAGGGCCGGGAGCCCGGCAAGGGCTTCCTGGCCAAGGTCTGCCGCCAGTGGGAGGCCGCCGCGGACGGGGCCCTGGCCCTGGGGGTCCGGGTGGTCAAGCTGCGGCTGGGGGTCGTCCTGGCCCGGGACGGGGGCGCCCTGCCGAAGATGGCCTTCCCCGTGCGGATGTTCCAGGGCGCCAAGCTGGGCCACGGCCAGCAGGGCCTCAGCTGGATCCACGTGGACGACCTGTCGCGCCTCGTCCTCGCGGCCCTGGGGGACCCCGCCTACGCGGGCCCCGTGAACGCCACGGCCCCCCGCCCCGTCACCAACGAGACCTTCACCCGCGCCCTGGCCCGCCGCCTCCACCGGCCCCTGCTCCCCGTGCCCGGCTTCGTGACCCGCACGGCCCTGGGGGCCCTGTTCGGGGAGATGGGCCGGGAGATGCTTCTGGAAGGGGCCTTCGTGTACCCCCGCAGGGCCCAGGAGCTGGGCTTCGCGTTCCGGTTCGAGCGGGTGGAGGATGCCCTGGCCGACCTGCTGGACCCGGCCTGA
- a CDS encoding redox-sensing transcriptional repressor Rex has product MAASAVPTPTLRRLPKYYHYLKRIQGEGQEIISATQMAEDLGIHHTQVRKDLAATGSQGKPKVGHRVADLLASIETFLNWNSASDACLVGAGNLGSALLGYPGFDKAGIRITAAFDAHPSKVGKKIHGVPVYPVDKLEEVIRRLHITIGILTIPADRAQHVAEVMVQGGIRAMWNFAPITLDVPEDIIVENVELYASLAIFSRKLSERGTFRG; this is encoded by the coding sequence ATGGCAGCCTCAGCCGTACCCACCCCAACGTTGCGTCGGTTGCCGAAGTACTACCACTACCTGAAGCGGATCCAGGGCGAAGGGCAGGAGATCATCTCCGCCACCCAGATGGCCGAGGACCTGGGCATCCACCACACCCAGGTGCGCAAGGACCTGGCCGCCACCGGGAGCCAGGGCAAGCCCAAGGTGGGCCACCGCGTGGCGGACCTGCTGGCCTCCATCGAGACCTTCCTGAACTGGAACTCGGCCTCCGACGCCTGCCTCGTGGGCGCGGGGAACCTGGGCTCGGCCCTGCTGGGGTACCCGGGCTTCGACAAGGCCGGCATCCGCATCACCGCCGCCTTCGACGCCCACCCCTCCAAGGTGGGCAAGAAGATCCACGGCGTGCCCGTGTACCCCGTGGACAAGCTGGAGGAGGTGATCCGGCGGCTCCACATCACCATCGGCATCCTCACCATCCCCGCGGACCGGGCCCAGCACGTGGCCGAGGTGATGGTCCAGGGCGGCATCCGGGCCATGTGGAACTTCGCCCCCATCACCCTGGACGTGCCCGAGGACATCATCGTGGAGAACGTGGAGCTCTACGCGAGCCTGGCGATCTTCAGCCGGAAGCTCTCGGAGCGGGGCACCTTCCGGGGCTGA
- the miaB gene encoding tRNA (N6-isopentenyl adenosine(37)-C2)-methylthiotransferase MiaB, whose protein sequence is MKYLIETWGCQMNDHDSEKLAGLMEKEGFQAAEGVEDADVVLLNTCSIREKAVNKVYTELGRLREEKKRRPLLVGVTGCLAQQEKAGLFRRAPQIDFVLGTMALQQLPRLVEEARAGKARVMDTGDYPDNHLFPPETTLRHSTAKALVTIIEGCNHACTYCIVPTTRGVERHRPWKDVVAEVEDLVAMGFREVELLGQNVNSYLGGCTFAQLLDRVAEVEGLEWIRFTTSHPMNFTEELARTLATNSKVAPFLHLPVQSGSDAVLRRMRREYTVEQYLERLAYLGGARERIHLSTDFIVGFPGETEADFEDTLALLERVRYDQSFSFVYSPRPGTPALRLADDLPQAEKSRRLTRLQARQTELTLESNQRMVGRSLKARVESKGALDGGHWLARTGEWKNVHLAVPEGRRLPFGELVDIRVTGAGPHFLRGELA, encoded by the coding sequence ATGAAGTACCTGATCGAGACCTGGGGATGCCAGATGAACGACCACGACAGCGAGAAGCTGGCGGGTCTCATGGAAAAGGAAGGGTTCCAGGCGGCCGAGGGGGTGGAGGACGCCGACGTGGTGCTCCTGAACACCTGCTCCATCCGGGAGAAGGCCGTGAACAAGGTCTACACGGAACTGGGGCGCCTGCGGGAGGAGAAGAAGCGCCGGCCCCTGCTGGTGGGGGTCACGGGGTGCCTGGCCCAGCAGGAGAAGGCCGGGCTCTTCCGGCGGGCCCCGCAGATCGACTTCGTCCTCGGGACCATGGCCCTCCAGCAGCTGCCGCGGCTGGTGGAGGAGGCCCGCGCCGGCAAGGCCCGGGTCATGGACACCGGGGACTACCCCGACAACCACCTGTTCCCCCCGGAAACCACCCTGCGCCACAGCACCGCCAAGGCCCTGGTGACCATCATCGAGGGCTGCAACCACGCCTGCACCTACTGCATCGTGCCCACCACCCGGGGCGTGGAGCGCCACCGGCCCTGGAAGGACGTGGTGGCCGAGGTGGAGGACCTCGTGGCCATGGGCTTCCGGGAGGTGGAGCTCCTGGGTCAGAACGTGAACAGCTACCTGGGGGGCTGCACCTTCGCGCAGCTCCTGGACCGGGTGGCCGAGGTCGAGGGCCTGGAATGGATCCGCTTCACCACCAGCCACCCCATGAACTTCACGGAGGAGCTGGCCCGGACCCTGGCGACGAACTCCAAGGTGGCCCCCTTCCTCCACCTGCCCGTGCAGAGCGGCAGCGACGCGGTGCTCCGGCGCATGCGCCGGGAGTACACCGTGGAGCAGTACCTGGAGCGCCTGGCCTACCTGGGCGGGGCCCGGGAGCGCATCCACCTCTCCACGGATTTCATCGTGGGCTTCCCCGGGGAGACCGAGGCGGACTTCGAGGACACCCTGGCCCTGCTGGAGCGGGTGCGCTACGACCAGTCCTTCAGCTTCGTGTACTCCCCCCGGCCCGGGACCCCCGCGCTGCGGCTGGCCGACGATCTGCCCCAGGCCGAGAAGTCCCGGCGGCTCACCCGGCTCCAGGCCCGCCAGACCGAGCTGACCCTGGAAAGCAACCAGCGCATGGTGGGCCGCTCCCTCAAGGCCCGGGTGGAGAGCAAGGGGGCCCTGGACGGGGGCCACTGGCTGGCCCGCACCGGGGAGTGGAAGAACGTGCACCTGGCGGTGCCGGAGGGGCGGCGGCTGCCCTTCGGGGAACTGGTGGACATCCGGGTCACCGGGGCGGGGCCGCATTTTCTTAGGGGTGAGCTTGCCTAG
- a CDS encoding ferredoxin--NADP reductase, whose translation MTEDWTQAWRTATVTDNREVGRGFRLLHLEVADALPFPFEPGHVVSLRHAGHRHPYTLSWTDPGSRTVGLLFRVIPGGRLTPSLESATPGTVMEINGLHHEPIAGMIAPEARAVVGLSTGSGIGPLWGFSRRALAAGFDRPITLVAGYREAADICLAPELDALQAAHPGFTWHPTLTQPGPGWTGHRGRVGETAAALVEDPRHCHFHLVGNGAMLAEMKAALALCAVPEAQVTSEVFFNFKAEADPEVVRALAARFL comes from the coding sequence ATGACCGAAGATTGGACCCAGGCCTGGCGCACCGCGACGGTCACGGACAACCGCGAAGTGGGGCGGGGCTTCCGCCTCCTCCACCTGGAAGTGGCCGACGCCCTGCCCTTCCCCTTCGAACCGGGCCACGTGGTGTCCCTGCGCCATGCGGGGCACCGCCACCCCTACACCCTCTCCTGGACGGATCCCGGCTCCCGGACGGTGGGCCTGCTGTTCCGCGTGATCCCCGGCGGGCGCCTGACGCCGTCCCTGGAATCGGCGACCCCCGGCACGGTCATGGAGATCAACGGCCTGCACCACGAGCCCATCGCCGGAATGATCGCCCCGGAGGCCCGGGCCGTGGTGGGCCTCTCCACCGGATCGGGCATCGGCCCCCTGTGGGGCTTTTCCCGGCGGGCCCTGGCCGCGGGCTTCGACCGGCCCATCACCCTCGTCGCCGGCTACCGCGAGGCCGCCGACATCTGCCTGGCGCCGGAACTGGACGCGCTCCAGGCCGCCCATCCCGGATTCACCTGGCACCCCACCCTCACCCAGCCCGGCCCCGGCTGGACCGGCCACCGGGGCCGCGTGGGCGAAACCGCCGCCGCCCTCGTCGAGGACCCGCGCCATTGCCACTTCCACCTGGTGGGCAACGGCGCCATGCTCGCCGAGATGAAGGCGGCCCTGGCGCTGTGCGCCGTTCCGGAAGCCCAGGTCACCTCGGAGGTTTTCTTCAATTTCAAGGCCGAGGCCGACCCCGAGGTGGTGCGGGCCCTCGCGGCGCGCTTCCTATAG
- the groL gene encoding chaperonin GroEL (60 kDa chaperone family; promotes refolding of misfolded polypeptides especially under stressful conditions; forms two stacked rings of heptamers to form a barrel-shaped 14mer; ends can be capped by GroES; misfolded proteins enter the barrel where they are refolded when GroES binds): MSAKSIIYAEEARQAILRGVNKLADAVQVTLGPKGRNVLIEKKFGSPLMTKDGVTVAKEIELKDKHENMGAQLVREVASKTSDIAGDGTTTATVLARAIYKEGIKAVVSGANTMEIKKGIDLAVDCVVTAIDEIKKPVEGNAIAQVGAISANGDQEIGRIIADAMAKVGKDGVITVEEAKGRDTELTVVEGMQFDRGYLSPYFVTNPDQMKVELESPLVLIYEKKISNMRDLLPLLEQVVNSRRPLLIIAEDVDGEALATLVVNKIRGTLNIAAVKAPGFGDRRKAMLEDIAILTGGKAVTEDLGLKLENLKIEDLGTAKKIVIDKENTTIIEGAGAPEAIQGRVKQIRSQVEISTSDYDKEKLQERLAKLVGGVAVIKVGAASETEMKEKKARVEDAMHATKAAVEDGIVAGGGVALLRSLGKLSTLKVTGDQATGVAIVQKSLEEPLRQIANNAGVEGSVIVNRVKEEKGNFGFNAATAEFGDMVAFGVIDPAKVTKSALRNAASVASMMLTTEAIVCDLPEDKKPAPMGAPGMGGGMEDMY, from the coding sequence ATGTCCGCCAAGTCCATCATCTACGCCGAAGAAGCCCGTCAGGCCATCCTGCGCGGGGTCAACAAGCTCGCCGACGCCGTGCAGGTCACCCTCGGCCCCAAGGGCCGCAACGTCCTGATCGAGAAGAAGTTCGGTTCCCCCCTCATGACCAAGGACGGCGTCACCGTCGCCAAGGAGATCGAGCTCAAGGACAAGCACGAGAACATGGGCGCCCAGCTCGTGCGTGAAGTGGCCTCCAAGACCTCCGACATCGCCGGCGACGGCACCACCACCGCCACCGTGCTGGCCCGCGCCATCTACAAGGAAGGCATCAAGGCCGTCGTGAGCGGCGCCAACACCATGGAGATCAAGAAGGGCATCGACCTCGCCGTGGATTGCGTCGTCACCGCCATCGACGAGATCAAGAAGCCCGTGGAAGGCAACGCCATCGCCCAGGTGGGCGCCATTTCCGCCAACGGCGACCAGGAGATCGGCAGGATCATCGCCGACGCCATGGCCAAGGTGGGCAAGGACGGCGTCATCACCGTGGAAGAGGCCAAGGGCCGCGACACCGAGCTCACCGTCGTCGAGGGCATGCAGTTCGACCGCGGCTACCTCAGCCCCTACTTCGTCACCAACCCCGACCAGATGAAGGTCGAGCTGGAGAGCCCCCTCGTCCTCATCTACGAGAAGAAGATCTCCAACATGCGCGATCTCCTGCCCCTCCTGGAGCAGGTCGTCAACAGCCGCCGCCCCCTGCTGATCATCGCCGAGGACGTGGACGGCGAGGCCCTGGCCACCCTGGTGGTCAACAAGATCCGCGGCACCCTCAACATCGCCGCCGTCAAGGCCCCCGGCTTCGGGGACCGCCGCAAGGCCATGCTCGAGGACATCGCCATCCTCACCGGCGGCAAGGCCGTCACCGAGGACCTCGGCCTCAAGCTGGAGAACCTCAAGATCGAGGATCTGGGCACCGCCAAGAAGATCGTCATCGACAAGGAGAACACCACCATCATCGAGGGCGCCGGCGCTCCCGAGGCCATCCAGGGCCGCGTGAAGCAGATCCGCTCGCAGGTCGAGATCTCCACCAGCGACTACGACAAGGAGAAGCTGCAGGAGCGCCTGGCCAAGCTCGTGGGCGGCGTCGCCGTCATCAAGGTCGGCGCGGCTTCCGAGACCGAGATGAAGGAGAAGAAGGCCCGCGTCGAGGACGCCATGCACGCCACCAAGGCCGCCGTCGAGGACGGCATCGTGGCCGGCGGCGGCGTCGCGCTGCTCCGCTCCCTGGGCAAGCTCTCCACCCTGAAGGTCACCGGCGACCAGGCCACGGGCGTCGCCATCGTCCAGAAGTCCCTGGAGGAGCCCCTCCGCCAGATCGCCAACAACGCCGGCGTGGAAGGCAGCGTCATCGTCAACCGCGTCAAGGAGGAGAAGGGCAACTTCGGCTTCAACGCCGCCACCGCCGAGTTCGGCGACATGGTCGCCTTCGGCGTCATCGACCCCGCCAAGGTGACCAAGAGCGCCCTGCGCAACGCGGCCTCCGTGGCGTCCATGATGCTCACCACCGAAGCCATCGTCTGCGACCTCCCCGAGGACAAGAAGCCCGCCCCCATGGGCGCCCCCGGCATGGGCGGCGGCATGGAAGACATGTACTAG
- a CDS encoding co-chaperone GroES, which produces MAIKPLYDRVLLKRSEPAETVKGGIIIPDTAKEKPMEAEVVAVGEGKFAEDGKRIPMSVKAGNKVLIGKYTGTEVKIEGIDHVIVREDEILAIVG; this is translated from the coding sequence ATGGCAATCAAGCCCCTCTACGATCGTGTCCTGCTCAAGCGCAGCGAGCCCGCCGAAACCGTCAAGGGAGGGATCATCATCCCCGACACCGCCAAGGAGAAGCCCATGGAGGCCGAGGTCGTGGCCGTGGGCGAAGGCAAGTTCGCCGAGGACGGCAAGCGCATCCCCATGTCCGTCAAGGCCGGCAACAAGGTGCTGATCGGCAAGTACACGGGCACCGAGGTGAAGATCGAAGGCATCGACCACGTCATCGTGCGCGAGGACGAGATCCTCGCCATCGTCGGCTAG
- a CDS encoding zinc ribbon domain-containing protein, with protein sequence MSQLSLLIELQTVHDNLHVIQRDLSAFPPDLAALDSELKMLAKKLEETGRALVSSRTQQASLATNLAAAQKQEDLSKAAVKETKQKTQFTLAIRELDDRQRQKASIARPLKDVETRIEALERAEVEMRARQAEAQRQFDELRAVFLSEHENQVEAERRLQARRAEIAVEVDPAVLVKFDRLLQQRQGRAVVSVDKGSCGGCRTRLRTPFLAQLREEKNLYCESCQRILYDPAQLP encoded by the coding sequence ATGAGTCAGCTTTCCCTCCTGATCGAACTCCAGACCGTGCATGACAATCTGCACGTCATCCAAAGGGACCTGAGCGCTTTCCCGCCCGACCTGGCCGCCCTGGATTCGGAACTCAAGATGCTGGCGAAGAAACTGGAGGAAACCGGCAGGGCCCTGGTATCCTCCCGGACCCAGCAGGCCTCCCTGGCCACCAACCTCGCCGCCGCCCAGAAGCAGGAAGACCTGTCCAAGGCCGCGGTGAAGGAAACCAAGCAGAAGACCCAGTTCACCCTGGCCATCCGGGAACTGGACGACCGCCAGCGCCAGAAGGCCTCCATCGCCCGCCCCCTGAAGGACGTGGAGACCCGCATCGAGGCCCTGGAGCGGGCCGAGGTCGAGATGCGCGCCCGGCAGGCCGAGGCCCAGCGGCAGTTCGACGAACTGCGGGCCGTCTTCCTTTCCGAGCACGAGAACCAGGTGGAGGCCGAACGCCGCCTCCAGGCGCGCCGGGCGGAAATTGCCGTGGAGGTGGACCCCGCCGTGCTGGTGAAGTTCGACCGACTCCTCCAGCAGCGCCAGGGCCGGGCCGTGGTGTCCGTGGACAAGGGCTCCTGCGGCGGCTGCCGCACCCGCCTGCGAACCCCCTTCCTGGCCCAGCTCCGGGAGGAAAAAAACCTCTACTGCGAATCCTGCCAGCGCATTCTCTACGATCCCGCCCAGCTCCCGTGA
- a CDS encoding YggS family pyridoxal phosphate-dependent enzyme produces MTPLSSRIARLRTRIQRACEDCGRDPGGVELLPVSKRQPLNLVREAAALGFPRFGENYVQEALAKISEAPDLGFVLIGPLQRNKARTALLNFRQIMTVDRPELALRLRHLAGELDVTREIWLQVDLWDETTKVGGAGAGDLEAVFAALGDDPRLPVQGFMAIPPPEDPGSFRALDLLRTRWQEKLGRKLRLSMGMSGDLEEAIRAGSDQVRIGTAFFGTR; encoded by the coding sequence ATGACCCCGCTCAGCTCCCGCATTGCCCGGTTGCGCACCCGCATCCAGCGGGCCTGCGAGGATTGCGGCCGGGATCCCGGCGGCGTGGAGCTCCTTCCGGTCTCCAAGCGCCAGCCCCTGAACCTGGTGCGGGAGGCCGCGGCCCTGGGCTTCCCCCGCTTCGGGGAGAACTACGTGCAGGAGGCCCTGGCGAAGATCTCCGAGGCCCCGGATCTGGGCTTCGTGCTCATCGGCCCCCTGCAGCGCAACAAGGCCCGCACGGCCCTGTTGAATTTCCGGCAGATCATGACCGTGGACCGCCCCGAACTGGCCCTGCGCCTGCGCCACCTGGCCGGGGAACTGGACGTGACGCGGGAGATCTGGCTCCAGGTGGACCTCTGGGACGAGACCACCAAGGTGGGCGGCGCGGGCGCCGGCGACCTGGAGGCGGTGTTCGCCGCCCTGGGGGACGATCCGCGCCTGCCCGTCCAGGGCTTCATGGCCATTCCGCCGCCCGAGGACCCCGGTTCCTTCCGCGCCCTGGATCTGCTGCGCACCCGCTGGCAGGAGAAACTCGGCCGCAAGTTGAGGCTTTCCATGGGAATGAGCGGCGATCTGGAGGAGGCCATCCGGGCCGGGAGCGATCAGGTGCGCATCGGGACGGCATTCTTTGGCACGCGGTGA